Part of the Desulfatiglans anilini DSM 4660 genome is shown below.
CTTCGTTCCGCTCATCATGTTCATGTTCTTCGCCATCGCCATCATGGAAGACAGCGGCTACATGGCCCGGGTGGCCTATATGCTCGATCGGGTCCTGAGGTGGTTCGGCCTGCACGGCAATTCCGTGATGGCGCTGATCATCAGCGGCGGCATTTCCGGAGGCTGCGCTGTTCCAGGGGTCTTCGCCACCCGCACATTGAGGGACCCGAAAGAGCGGATCGCCACCCTGCTGGTAGTCCCATTCATGAACTGCGGCGCCAAGCTGCCCGTCTATGCCATCATCATAGCGGCCTTCTTCGCCAAACGGCAGGCGCAGATGCTTTTTCTGTTGACGCTGTTATCCTGGGCCTTTGCACTCTTCGCGGCCAAATTCTTGCGGATGACCGTCCTCAAAGGCCCCAAAACGCCTTTTGTCATGGAACTCCCGCCATACCGCATCCCAACGGTCAAAGGCCTTTTGATCCACACCTGGGAGAGAACCTGGCAGTATATCAAGAAGGCGGGCACCGTCATCCTTGGGTTTTCCGTTCTTATCTGGGCCATGATGACCTTTCCGGGTCTCGATGAACACCAGCTTCGATCCTTTGAAGAACGCCGCAACCAGTTGGTCGAAGACACCCTGGCTTCCCACGCGTTGAAAACCATCGCCCCGAACGGGGAAGTCCTTATGGAACTCGATGCGCTTTACACCTCATACCGTGCCGCGATCGAAAACTCCGACTCCGCCACCCTGGAGAGCATTGCGGAAAGCCCCTACGTCACGCTTCTCGCTGCCGCCGCACACCTGGAGGAAAACGCCCCGCCGCCCCCGGGAGCAACCGTCAAAAACCAATTGGCGGCGGCCGCGTTGCTGGACTTCCGCCGGGGAATGCAATCTTCTCGTTTCGAAGAGCAGCAGGCTCGTCTCAAGCATACCGTCGCCGGATGGCTCGGGGTTAAGCTCGAGGCCGTCACCAGCCCCGTCGGGTTCGATTATCGTCTGAACATCGCGCTTCTCGCCGGATTCGCCGCAAAAGAGATGGTGGTCTCGACGCTTGGAACGGCTTATTCGCTGGGCGATGTAGACCCCGAAGAGGCCAAGTCCCTGACGGAGCGTCTGCAGCAGGATCCCCGCTGGAATCCCCTCATGGCCTTCACCGTCCTGGTGTTCACCATGCTCTACGTGCCATGCTTCGTCACCGTGATCAGCATCCAGAGGGAAAGCAACTGGCGTTGGGCCGCCTTTTCCGTCGGGTTCAACCTCCTGGTGGCTTACGGCGTCAGTTTGTTGATCTATCAGATCGGTTCAGCTCTGACCGCCTGAAAGCGTGCCGTTCCTCGAAGCGGCTGTTTTAGGCGCGGACCGTGAACTTGAGCTGGTCCAGAAGGCTGAGATCCTGTTCGAGCGTCCGTCCTTTGGTTGTCAGGTAATTCCCGGTCATGATCCCGCTCGCTCCGGCATGAAAGATCAGGGGATGGAGGTCCTGCAGGTTCGCCTCGCGCCCGCCGCAGATGAGGATCTCCTTGTCCGGCAGGACATACCGAAAAATGGCAATGATCTTCAGGCAGCGCAGGGGCGTCAGATGGTGAGCATCCTGGAGCCGGGTGCCGGGGATGGGTGTCAGGAAATTGAGGGGAACGGCATCCACATTCAGGGCCTTCAAGGTAAGCGCCAGTTCGAGCACCTGCTGATCGGTTTCCCCGATTCCGAAAAGCCCGCCGGCGCAAACAGAAAGCCCGGCCTCTTTGGCGACCTGAATGGTTTGGAAGCGCTCGCGGAAGGAATGGGTCGTGCAAATCTGGTTGTAAAAGCTTTCACTGGACTCGAGATTGTGATGATACCGGCTGACACCGGCCTGTTTGAGCTTTGCACAATCTTCACGGTCCAGCGTGCCGAGGGAGGCGCAAAACCGCAGGCGATTCCCGCCAAGCTCGCTCAACCCCTCGCAAAGAGAGCTTAGTTCGGCCTTTGAGAGACGCTTGCCGCTCGTCACGATGGAAAATCGGTGGACCGGAGTTCGAGCCACCTGCCGGGCCGACGCTTGGACATGTTCCTTCCCCACAAACGGATAGACCGGCGCCGAGGTCCGCGCGAAGGCCGATTGTGCGCAGAAGGCGCAGTCTTCCGAACATCTCCCTGATTTGGCATTCAGGATCGTACACAAATGGACCGTACGCCCCGAGTGCTTCTCACGGAGAATATCCGCCCCTGGCAAAACATGCATGACCTCTTCATCGGGCGAGGCCGCCAAGGCCTGGTAGGCTTCGGGCCCCGGGTTCTCCCCTGCAAGGATCCGCTCCGCCAAATCGATCGACTGTCGTGTTTGCATGCCTCCTTATACTGATCTTGGCATCGGCGGTCAAACGCTTTTTTGTGGGGAATATCCCGATTTCGATGGAAAATCGGTTCTGAAGGTGTTAAAAGAACACGTTTGGGTTATCTTTCGCCCAAAGGTTTTGGAGGCAACCATAACCGTGTCCATCCGGAAAGGTTTTCCCGGCACCATCCAGCTTTCGACCTGGAAACGAGATTTTTTCTTCTTTCAATGACATGGAGCGCTTGAACGAAGACGTTTTGAGGGTCGCCGCCCAAGCAAGCGGGCCGATTGATGCCGACATTGGCTAGAAACACCCTTTCCGGATAGAGACAATTAAAGCGTGAGGTCGTATCGTTTCATGGAGAAAGTTCCCTTTACCAAAGAAGGCCTGGCCAAACTGAAACAGGAGTTGACGCATCTCGTCAATGTAGAGCGCCCTCAGAATATCCGCGCCATAGCAGAAGCCCGGAGCCACGGTGACCTGAGTGAAAATGCTGAATATCACGCCGCAAAAGAGAAACAGTCCTTTCTGGAGGGGAAGATCAACGAACTGACCGATGTCATCGCCAAGGCGGAAGTCATTTCTGCAGACAGCCATTCGGGTGACCGGGTCGTCTTCGGCAACGCTGTGCTGCTTTACAACCTGCAAACCGATGAAGAAATCCGGTACCAGTTGGTCGGCCCATACGAATCGGATCCTGAAAATGGTCGTATTTCCGTCACCTCGCCGCTCGGCCAGGCGCTGATCGGCAAGCGCATCGGCGACGAGATCCGCGTTCAGGTCCCTCGGGGTGTCCAGGAATACGAGATCTTGGAGATATCCTGAAACAGGGTTTTTCCTCGGCATTTCAGATAAATGACTGATCGAGGTCCGTCTTATGGAGCGAATCGAGCCTGAATCCATGGTGACCATCCGGTACACGATGGTCAGCCATTTGCCCGACGGCACCGACAAACCCAGGGCGGAGGAAACCACGTCGTTCATTTACCGGGTCGAACGTCAGGTGCCGTCTCTCGAATCGGCTTTGAGCGGCCGCAGGACCGGAGACCAGTTCATCGTTCATGTACCTGCCGAGGAACTCTATGGCGACCGTGATCCAGCCCTGATCCGTGAAATCCCGACCGAGGGGCTGATCAAACAACGCCTTCGTGAGGGGCAATAC
Proteins encoded:
- the greA gene encoding transcription elongation factor GreA is translated as MEKVPFTKEGLAKLKQELTHLVNVERPQNIRAIAEARSHGDLSENAEYHAAKEKQSFLEGKINELTDVIAKAEVISADSHSGDRVVFGNAVLLYNLQTDEEIRYQLVGPYESDPENGRISVTSPLGQALIGKRIGDEIRVQVPRGVQEYEILEIS
- a CDS encoding FKBP-type peptidyl-prolyl cis-trans isomerase, which codes for MERIEPESMVTIRYTMVSHLPDGTDKPRAEETTSFIYRVERQVPSLESALSGRRTGDQFIVHVPAEELYGDRDPALIREIPTEGLIKQRLREGQYYRQIRRSCLVSFKVLELRPDTVLADFNKPMAGIRVTLEVEVIAVRRAEKEEISAALEAEHKKSIGCG
- the bioB gene encoding biotin synthase BioB, with the translated sequence MQTRQSIDLAERILAGENPGPEAYQALAASPDEEVMHVLPGADILREKHSGRTVHLCTILNAKSGRCSEDCAFCAQSAFARTSAPVYPFVGKEHVQASARQVARTPVHRFSIVTSGKRLSKAELSSLCEGLSELGGNRLRFCASLGTLDREDCAKLKQAGVSRYHHNLESSESFYNQICTTHSFRERFQTIQVAKEAGLSVCAGGLFGIGETDQQVLELALTLKALNVDAVPLNFLTPIPGTRLQDAHHLTPLRCLKIIAIFRYVLPDKEILICGGREANLQDLHPLIFHAGASGIMTGNYLTTKGRTLEQDLSLLDQLKFTVRA
- the feoB gene encoding ferrous iron transport protein B gives rise to the protein MSKKITIALSGNPNAGKTTVFNALTGARQHIANYPGVTVEKKFGIVKHGDYEIEVVDLPGTYSLTAYSLEEIVARDFLINERPDLVVDIVDASNLDRNLYLTVQFRELGIPLIVALNMVDVAESRGIRIDHAALSKLLEAPVVPMVARSNRGIRALLDQIVSSAEASREWKPAAISYGLDIDQSIVQITALIEKSEIYDKKYPARWRALKCLEGDSQITGLLQRDPAIGTEVLEICKNTHKHMMATLEDEPEGVIADHRYGYINGITKQVLKRKIDLRLNLSDQVDKVLTNRALGPLFMIAILYGIYSFTFWASEVPLALLESFFDWIKTFLSNTLPAGNLQSLIVSGIIDGVGGVLGFVPLIMFMFFAIAIMEDSGYMARVAYMLDRVLRWFGLHGNSVMALIISGGISGGCAVPGVFATRTLRDPKERIATLLVVPFMNCGAKLPVYAIIIAAFFAKRQAQMLFLLTLLSWAFALFAAKFLRMTVLKGPKTPFVMELPPYRIPTVKGLLIHTWERTWQYIKKAGTVILGFSVLIWAMMTFPGLDEHQLRSFEERRNQLVEDTLASHALKTIAPNGEVLMELDALYTSYRAAIENSDSATLESIAESPYVTLLAAAAHLEENAPPPPGATVKNQLAAAALLDFRRGMQSSRFEEQQARLKHTVAGWLGVKLEAVTSPVGFDYRLNIALLAGFAAKEMVVSTLGTAYSLGDVDPEEAKSLTERLQQDPRWNPLMAFTVLVFTMLYVPCFVTVISIQRESNWRWAAFSVGFNLLVAYGVSLLIYQIGSALTA